The nucleotide window TCCTGACATGGAGCTGCCGGATATCCCTTTTGACCAATATGATCAAGTGAAAATATATGCCAGAGATATGGAATCGGTAAAAGATATCACTGTTGAATTAGAAGATAATAATTATCCGTCATATTCAGTTATAAATGAGCTCAAAGATGTAAACGTGATGTTTACGATTGTTAAAGCAGGATTGATATTTATAGGAACAATTGCAATTATCATTGCATCGATAGGAATTTATAACACAATGACAATGGCTGTTACAGAAAGGGCACCTGATATCGGTATAATGAAGGCGATTGGGGCTAACCCCAAGACAATCAAGAGGATTTTCCTTCTTGAAAGCAGCTATATTGGATTGATTGGTGCCGCAATTGGAACACTGGTTGCTTATCTCATCAGTTTCATTGTGAATTTTGGACTGCCTCTCATTATCAAACAGGCGTTCGGTGAAGAACCTCCAGAGGGCTTGATATTCAGTCATATCCCATATACCTTGCCAATCATCAGTTTTACCATCTGCTATCTGGTCACGATTCTGTCAGGATTACGTCCAGCACAGCGAGCCACTAAAGTAGATGTCCTACAGGCAATGAGAAGGGAAGTATAAGATACTCTATTATAGAGAACTTCGGCACCAATAAGCCGGTTGGCGCTCGGAAAATCCTGATTATGGAAAAAGTAATCACCAATGAAGCCGATTAGAGACTGGGAAATCCTGATTCTGGAAAAAAGGATCACCAATGAACCTGATAGGCGTTTAGAATATCCTTATTCTGGAAAAAAAGGTCACCAATAAAACCGATTGGAGACCAGAAAAGCTAGATTTTGGAAAAATAAGTCGCCAATAATATAATATAAAAAGGACCAGTCCCGTAGACTGGTCCTTTTTATGAGCCCTGATTACCCGCCATGTAAAAATGAGATGGTGAATGAAGATCTTCTCAAATCGATATTTCTACGCGGAAAAAATATTAAAATCTTTGAACCATTTTTTATATTGGCCGTCTTATAAAAAAGTGCTATTTGATAACAGGGGGTAACAGAATGTCGCAAAGTGTAATCGAACTGGATGCAGTTTCAAAATATTTCGGTGACCAAGTGGTACTTAGCAACGTGTCAATGAGTGTTAAAGAAGGGGATATTGTTGGCCTTCTTGGTCCAAATGGTTCTGGGAAAACTACTATGATTCGACTTATGAATGGTGTGATCAACCAAACAGCTGGTAAGTTGTCAATCCTTGGCATGGACCCGGGAATCGAAGGAGACACAGTTCGGAAAGACACAGGAATTCTAACTGAAAATGCAGGTCTCTATCATGAAATGTCCGGTCTTGATAATCTAATCTTCTTTTCAAAACTATATGGACAGTTTGATCTGAAACAAATCCACCTTTACATAGAGGAATTTGAACTTACACAGCATATGCATAAGAAAGTAGGTGCTTATAGTACGGGGATGAAGCGCAGGTTGGGAATCATCAAGGCGATTCTCCATAAACCTAGACTCCTTTTTCTTGATGAACCTACGAATGGGCTTGATCCAGAAGGAATAAAACTGGTGCTTAAGTTTCTCAAGGATTTAAACG belongs to Mesobacillus subterraneus and includes:
- a CDS encoding ABC transporter ATP-binding protein, whose amino-acid sequence is MSQSVIELDAVSKYFGDQVVLSNVSMSVKEGDIVGLLGPNGSGKTTMIRLMNGVINQTAGKLSILGMDPGIEGDTVRKDTGILTENAGLYHEMSGLDNLIFFSKLYGQFDLKQIHLYIEEFELTQHMHKKVGAYSTGMKRRLGIIKAILHKPRLLFLDEPTNGLDPEGIKLVLKFLKDLNEKEGTTIFLCSHILHQLEHVCKEYFFLNDGKISDYGTINQLQKKYVRQIKLKVFTNLMPTEPIWEGYPVLVKDYHTLQFVLPSSEHITPLLQKIISKFWVHHVEIENNDLESLYFKIRSGVNE